In Molothrus aeneus isolate 106 chromosome 13, BPBGC_Maene_1.0, whole genome shotgun sequence, a genomic segment contains:
- the ZNF710 gene encoding zinc finger protein 710 encodes MDRFSECGTQTDAVVVLSLAQAAVLGLVSDNELLGATVTPTGFFPGLAREQLDNATMEPGEPEGEEQAPGDGQDEDALEADSSLEKHARRRKRPPVRLMPKVKNEKAEVEAEPPYSASVPGDEEGEGQHGHAPQPPEPSQEPAVQSGAVKMIDLGTFSRKPRRLRHLRRHRELEGGERRHRELEGGERRRRGSDLAGGTGGAPQTAGTFEAGAPSPGEAEAPAPASPEQVKSEQGCVWQEPGELEAAGGTSEHSRKAQLDRLDINVQIDDSYLVEAGDRQKRWQCRMCEKSYTSKYNLVTHILGHNGIKPHSCPHCNKLFKQPSHLQTHLLTHQGTRPHKCGVCSKAFTQTSHLKRHMLLHTDIKPYSCRFCGRGFAYPSELKAHEVKHESGRCHVCVECGLDFSTLTQLKRHLATHQGPTLYQCLECSKSFHYRSQLQNHMLKHQNVRPFVCTECGMEFSQIHHLKQHSLTHKGVKEFKCEVCGREFTLQANMKRHMLIHTSVRPYQCHICFKTFVQKQTLKTHMIVHSPVKPFKCKVCGKSFNRMYNLLGHMHLHAGSKPFKCPYCSSKFNLKGNLSRHMKVKHGVMDISLDSQDAMMELAGADHTELDGQQEMDDFEEENSYSYGAVGNPPDEHTLAEQAMKEMAYYNML; translated from the exons ATGGATCGGTTCAGCGAGTGCGGGACGCAGACGGACGCCGTGGTGGTGCTGTCCCTGGCGCAGGCTGCCGTCCTGGGCCTGGTGTCCGACAATGAGCTGCTCGGCGCCACCGTCACCCCCACTGGCTTCTTCCCGGGGctggccagggagcagctggacaaTGCCACCATGGAGCCGGGGGAGCctgagggtgaggagcaggcgCCTGGGGATGGGCAGGACGAGGACGCCCTGGAAGCAGACTCCTCCCTGGAGAAGCATGCCCGGAGGAGGAAGAGGCCGCCTGTGAGGCTGATGCCCAAGGTCAAGAACGAGAAGGCAGAGGTGGAGGCTGAGCCGCCGTACAGCGCGTCGGTGCCCGGGGACGAGGAGGGCGAGGGGCAGCACGGCCACGCGCcgcagcccccagagcccagccaggagccGGCAGTGCAGAGTGGGGCCGTGAAGATGATCGACCTGGGCACCTTCAGCAGGAAGCCCCGGCGGCTGCGGCACCTGCGCCGGCACCGGGAGCTGGAGGGCGGCGAGCGCCGGCACCGGGAGCTGGAGGGCGGCGAGCGCCGGCGCAGGGGCAGCGACCTGGCCGGCGGCACCGGGGGGGCCCCGCAAACCGCGGGCACCTTCGAGGCGGGGGCCCCGTCCCCCGGGGAGGCCGAGGCCCCTGCGCCGGCGTCCCCCGAGCAGGTGAAGAGcgagcagggctgtgtctggcAGGAGCCGGGGGAGCTGGAGGCGGCCGGCGGCACCAGCGAGCACAGCAGGAAGGCGCAGCTGGACCGGCTGGACATCAACGTGCAGATCGATGACTCCTACCTGGTGGAGGCGGGCGACCGCCAGAAGCGCTGGCAGTGCCGCATGTGCGAGAAGTCCTACACCTCCAAGTACAACCTGGTGACCCACATCCTGGGCCACAACGGCATCAAGCCCCACTCCTGCCCGCACTGCAACAAGCTGTTCAAGCAGCCCAGCCACCTGCAGACCCACCTGCTGACCCACCAGGGCACGCGGCCCCACAAGTGCGGGGTGTGCAGCAAAGCCTTCACGCAGACCAGCCACCTGAAGCGGCACATGCTGCTGCACACCGACATCAAGCCCTACAGCTGCCGCTTCTGCGGCCGCGGCTTCGCCTACCCCAGCGAGCTGAAGGCGCACGAGGTGAAGCACGAGAGCGGGCGCTGCCACGTGTGCGTGGAGTGCGGCCTGGACTTCTCCACGCTCACCCAGCTGAAGCGGCACCTGGCCACGCACCAGGGCCCCACGCTCTACCAGTGCCTGGAGTGCAGCAAGTCCTTCCACTACCGCAGCCAGCTGCAGAACCACATGCTGAAGCACCAGAACGTGCGGCCCTTTGTCTGCACCGAGTGTGGCATGGAGTTCAGCCAGATCCACCACCTCAAGCAGCACTCGCTCACGCACAAG GGCGTGAAGGAGTTCAAGTGCGAGGTGTGCGGGCGGGAGTTCACCCTGCAGGCCAACATGAAGCGGCACATGCTGATCCACACCAGCGTCCGGCCCTACCAGTGCCACATCTGCTTCAAGACCTTCGTGCAGAAGCAGACGCTCAAGACCCACATGATCGTGCACTCGCCTGTGAAGCCCTTCAAGTGCAAG GTCTGCGGCAAGTCCTTCAACCGCATGTACAACCTGCTGGGGCACATGCACCTGCACGCTGGCAGCAAGCCTTTCAAGTGCCCCTACTGCTCCAGCAAGTTCAACCTGAAGGGCAACCTCAGCCGGCACATGAAGGTCAAGCACGGGGTGATGGACATCAGCCTGGACAGCCAAG